In the genome of Oncorhynchus mykiss isolate Arlee chromosome 18, USDA_OmykA_1.1, whole genome shotgun sequence, one region contains:
- the khdrbs1b gene encoding KH domain-containing, RNA-binding, signal transduction-associated protein 1b — MENQESEYLPELLAEKDSMDVSFTHAMKLLSTEIERIQKGEPKKEGGDSYLDLFTVKNIKLKERVLIPVKQYPRFNFVGKILGPQGNTIKRLQEETGAKISVLGKGSMRDKAKEEGLRKGGEAKYAHLSMELHVFIEVFAPVPEAYLRMAHAMEEVKKFLFPDMMDDICQEQFMEMGYLNGGQEHGPGVPRGRGGPPGPRSRGGPSGQPGAPRGRGMPQRGGTTRGGPARGGVARGAPAGRGTPARGATAPRARLTAPGGPPRTLPPPHQHAPAPEQYEEYAYDESYTEPAYESYNSYYSQPQAEPEYYDYGHGETQEAYEPYAQDDWNGTQRVAPGGKAPTARAAKGPYREHPYRQY, encoded by the exons AAATCGAGAGAATCCAGAAAGGCGAACCCAAGAAGGAAGGAGGAGACTCGTATCTGGACCTTTTCACCGTCAAGAATATCAAACTGAAGGAACGCGTGCTCATACCCGTCAAACAGTATCCGAGG TTCAACTTTGTGGGGAAGATTCTTGGCCCTCAGGGCAACACAATCAAACGCCTTCAGGAAGAGACTGGGGCCAAGATCTCTGTACTTGGCAAAGGCTCCATGAGGGACAAAGCCAAG GAGGAGGGTCTGAGGAAAGGTGGCGAGGCCAAGTACGCACACCTGTCTATGGAGCTGCATGTCTTCATCGAGGTGTTTGCCCCCGTGCCCGAGGCTTACCTACGCATGGCGCACGCCATGGAGGAAGTCAAAAAGTTCCTGTTTCCT gatatGATGGATGACATCTGTCAGGAACAGTTCATGGAGATGGGTTATTTGAACGGGGGCCAGGAGCACGGGCCAGGGGTCCCACGAGGCAGAGGAGGACCACCGGGCCCAAGGAGCCGAGGAGGGCCTTCGGGACAACCAGGGGCACCCAG GGGTAGGGGTATGCCCCAACGTGGAGGTACCACCAGGGGAGGTCCAGCCAGAGGCGGGGTAGCGAGGGGGGCACCAGCAGGAAGGGGAACCCCTGCCAGAGGGGCAACAGCACCCCGAGCCAGACTCACTGCCCCTGGTGGGCCTCCAAGAACCCTTCCTCCCCCCCACCAACACGCCCCAGCACCGGAACAATATGAGGAATAT GCCTATGATGAGAGCTACACTGAGCCAGCGTACGAGTCATACAACAGTTACTACAGTCAGCCACAGGC AGAGCCAGAGTACTACGACTACGGACATGGAGAAACACAGGAAGCATACGAACCCTATG CCCAGGACGACTGGAACGGGACCCAGAGAGTGGCGCCGGGGGGTAAGGCCCCCACTGCCAGAGCGGCTAAGGGCCCTTACCGAGAACACCCCTATAGACAATACTGA